ATAAAATAATCGCCTTTCTTCCTCGATAGCATCGTTATCAACTTCTGCATGACTTTTTTGCGTGCCTCTTATAATCGGGAACTTGCCGTCCACGAGCCATGGAATAAATACTGCTTTCCATTCAAGCCCCTTTGCCTGGTGTATGCTTGAAAGAACAACCTGCTCTTTTTCTCCTGCATCGTTAGCAGACGCTGAAACAGTTGCTACGAGTGCCATTTCACTTAAAAAATCGGTAACATTTTTGAATTTCGTAGAATAATTAATTAGCTGCTTTATATCTTCAAGCCTTGTTTCATAGTTTGTATAAGCAAGTTTGAGATATTCATTGTAGCCGTTATCAAGGATAAGCATAAGCATGTCGGAAGGCAGTTTTTCTTCTATATTTGATAGCATTTGCAAGAGCTCATAAAATTTATTTAAATGGTGCATAGCTTTTTTTGATATTATCCCGGATAGTTCGTTAGAGTTTAATAGGGAGATATCGGATTCATGTTTGCTAAAAAAGTCCCAGACAACTCCTGATGTTTTAACACCAATACCCGGATACAGCTTTAAAGCCCTTTTAAATCCAAGTTCATCGGAAGGGTTATTCATAAACCTCAAATAACTAAGAACATCCTTTATATGCGACTGTTCAAAAAATCGGATCCCTGATCTTACTTCATAAGGTATACCAAGCCTTGTAAGTTCCATCTGTATCTCCATGGAATGGTAATGCGATCTGTAAAGAACCGCAATTTCATTAAGATTGAGATCTGATGAAATCGAGAGTATATGTTTTGCTATAAAACCGGCTTGTTCGTCTGTACTTTCCAATTCCACTACCACAGGTAAAACTCCTGCCCCTCTTGTTGCTATAAGATGTTTTTGATACTGTTTTTTATTCCGAATTATTGTAGCATTCGCGAGGTCGAGTATTGCCTGAGTGCTTCTATAATTTGTCTGAAGCTTATAAACAACAGCATCAGGATATCGCTCTGTAAACCCTAGGATGTTATCATAATGTGCACCCCTGAATGCGTATATGGACTGAGAATCATCTCCCACGACCATAAGGTTTCTATGCTTCTGTGATATTATATCAATAATATCGGCCTGGAGCTTGCTTGTATCCTGATACTCATCAACAAGTATATGCTGGAAGTGCTCTTCATAATGTGTTCTTACGTCATCATGTTCAAGTAGAAGCTGTTTCAAAAGCAACAACAGATCATCAAAATCCAGTGCATTAAGCTTTGCCTTTTTAGTGACCAAACGTTCATGAATCAAGAAAAGGTCATCTATATATTCCGTCAATTGCGGGAATCTCTTTGTTACGGTATGCTCCACATTTATAGAGAGATTGGAGCTGAGGCTGAGTATTGTGTTTACCGTATCCTCCGACGGAAATCGCCTGTTATCGTTAAGACCAAACTCCGTTATCGTATCGGATATGAGGTCTTTTCTATCTTCTTCATCAAGGATTGTAAAATTGTGTTTAAAACCAAGTAGCCCAATGTGTCTTCTAAGGATGAGGTTTGCAATGTGATGAAATGTCCCACCCCAAATACCGGAATTATCCATTGATAAAAGCTTCTGAACCCGGGACAGCATCTCTCTTGCAGCTTTGTTTGTAAATGTTACAAGCAGGAGGCGAGAAGGCGGGACACCATCTTTAATTAGTTTTGCCACTCTATATATGAGTGTCCGTGTTTTCCCACTTCCCGCTCCTGCTATAACCAGAGAAGGCCCTGATGCCGAGAGAACAACTTTTAATTGTTCTTCATTTAAAGCATTCTCAAAATCCAATACAGTATTTATATGCGTTTGTTTTAATAATGGTTGATTAGTCACCAGTTATACTTTTGTTTCAATCTTTGTTTTCGCTTTTAAAGCATTAATCAATGTCTCAAATGCATTTTTTGCTTTCTGTTGTACAAGCATCTGTTTAATCATATCTTTTACGCTTTTAAAATCTTTTTTCTCTGCGGCTTTCTTCGCTACAAGCTGAATAATGTGATAACCAAACTGGGTATGCACTATAGGGCTTATCTGTCCCGGTTTCTTAAGTGCAAAAGCCGCCTCTGAAAATGCAGGAACCATTGCACCTTTTTCAGGAAAAAATCCTACATCACCGCCATTGACCGCAGAAGCCTTATCAATAGATTTTTCCATTGCAAGGGTTGTAAAGGGTACACCTTTTTTTAATTCTTTTTCAATCTGTTCTGCCTCTGCCTGTGTTTTTACAAGTATGTGTCTTACATCAACTTCTTGCGGAACAGTAAACTCTGCCTTATGCTTTTTATAAAAAGCCTGCGCATCTGCGTCTGATACAGTTATACCCTTTTCAAGAGATAAGAAGACCTGCCTTGCAACAAGTTGATCTTTTACCTGTTTTCTGATCTCATCTTCGCTCATACCCGATTCATTCAAAATTTTTTCAAACTTGACTTTGCCAAACTTTGATTCAAGTCCTGAGAGCGTATTGTTAACATCGGTATCGGTAACTGTTATACCGTTTTGCTTTGCATAGCCTAACAGTAGATTTAGCGATATAAGCCCCTGAATCACATTTTGTTTTAGCTCATTTATTATATTAGCATTTTGTTTACTATAAGGATCAAACGGCTTACCCTGTGCAGCAGAAAATTCTTTTAACAAAGCAACCTGTAAGTTGAGTTCCTTGTTTAACTCTTTTTTTGAGATAGTTTTATCCCCGATGATTATGGCAGGTCCTGAACCACTGATCAGCTCAAAAGGTTTTTTACCGCCTTTTAAAACATTGGTTTTCCATAATATGGCAATAGCCGCTATCACTATTACAATTAAAGCAGAAGAAATGACCAATATAGCTTTTCTGCCGGCAGGTTTTGTTCCCTGATCCTTGTTTATACTTTCATTGTTTGTTTCATTGTCAGACATGTAGCCTCCTTAAAATAAGTTGTTTTGACAATCTCATAATTTTTAAAGCATGTCAACTATGTGTATTCTTTTTATCTTTTATTAAAACCCTGTACGATTGTTTGATGGGACATTACCCTTAATTTTGCAATGCGTTTATCAATGGGCGGGTGTGTCGATAGCAGGTCAGCAAGAAAGCCTTCTTTGTTGTCAATACCTCTTGCAAGGGGATCCGATATGAACATGTGTGCCGTTCCTCTGTTTGCATTTCGCATGGGCGTAAAATCCATTCTTATTTTTTCAAGGGCAGATGCAAGAGCCATTGAATTCCTTGTAAATTCTACAGAGGATGCATCTGCTGCATACTCGCGTTCTCTTGATACCGCCATTGCCATGATCTGGCCGATGATGGGTGCAATCACGGCAAGCGATATGGCAATAATTATAAGAAATGCCGGACTGCTTATACCTTCATCCTTTCTTCTTCTTGGTCCATAAAAAGATATACGCCATAGCCAATCACTAATGAGAACAATGGTCCCGAGTAAAACAGCTACAACCATCATGGTTTTAATATCACGGCTTTTTATATGTCCCATTTCATGGCCTATAACAGCCTGAAGCTCTTCTCTGTTCATCTTATCAAGCAATCCCTCAGTAACCGCGATACTTGAATGCATCTGGTCCCTACCTGTTGCAAATGCATTAGGCTGATCGGATGGGATAAGATATACACTTGGCATAGGGTTACCGGATGCAACAGACATTTCTTTTACAACATCCAAAAGTAATCTTCCCTTTGGGAATGCGATCGTATCGGCTGGATCTACGGGCACCGCATTTACAGATGTTAGTACAAAATAATCCCCGTTATAGTACGAAACCCATGCCCAGAAGCCTGCAGTCATGAATGCTACAACCGTTGCAAAGGGGAATCCGCCGTTTAACACATCAATACCAAGATAGAAATGATCTATGAAGTAACCGATAGAAAGGACGACCGCAAAAAAAACAATTATAAGTACAATTGTTGTCCTATTATTGTTTCTTTGTTCCTGAAAAAAATCCATAAATAATCCCGCAAATATCCCTTATTCATCTCGTATATTTACTCTTCTAGACCCAATAAAGCGGTGTTAGTACTCCGCATCAAACAACAATGAATTCTTTTATAAGAATACCGCTCTTCAAATAAATCATACAATTTGTTTAAAGTAAAGTAAAAGTATGCTTTAATTGGACAATGGAAGACACTATGAAGAGAGGAACCACAAAGTTATTCAGAAGCATTGCTGAAGAAATGACCCACACAAAAGGTATCTCTGATAATATAAAGCAACAGACAACCCGCATTATTAAACACAATTTTATATAGGATAGCATGGAAAGGCTTTACATGCATATTTCTTGCCCTATAGTCTTGTACTCTGGTATATAAAAAGGCTATCAGGGATATATGAAAATAAATGTAGAAATAGATAACACCGAGCATGCCGTGGATATTATAAAGGCAGAGCATGAAATATACAAATGCCTTGTAGATGGCAGGGATCTGCACGTTAATCTTTCCATTATTAAGCAGGACAACAATATCAGTGTATACTCAATTATTAGTAATGGGACGTCATACGATGTGGTTGTCCACAAAAATAGGGTTAGTGAGATCGTATGCGTTAATGGCATCACTTATAGTGTTAAAGTGAAGAACATGCTTGATCTTATCAAGTCTAAAGAGAAAAAACTCCATGCTGATGGTAAAGGTTTTAAAATACTCGCACCGATTCCAGGCAAGGTTATTGCGGTTAAAGTTGATAGCGGCAGCAATGTAAAAAAAGGGCAGTCTGTTATTGTTATAGAAGCCATGAAAATGGAAAATGAAATAAGAACACCGGTAGACGGTGTTATAACAGGCATACATGTTAAAGAGGGCGATAAGGTTGAGAAAGATACGAGGCTCATTACTATCGCATTTTAAACTATGAATAAGAATGATAAATTAAAAAATGGGATCAGAGAATATGAGCAGGGCCTTTCAGGTGTAAAAAAGAGAAAGGACAGGTTTGAAACCTTTTCACATATAAACTTAGAGGATCTTTACACTCCCGAAAGTTTAGAACCTTATGATTATGTATCACAACTCGGATTTCCCGGTGAATATCCGTTTACACGGGGTATTCAGCCTCTTATGTATAGAACAAGGTTGTGGACAATGCGGCAGTATGCAGGCTTTGGAGATGCTTTAAAAACAAATCAAAGGTTTAGATATTTACTTGATGCAGGTCAAACAGGACTATCTGTTGCCTTCGATCTGCCCACACAGATGGGGTATGACCCTGATTCTCCTTTTTCGGCAGGCGAGGTCGGCAGGGTTGGTGTTTCAATAAGCACACTTAAGGATATGGAAATATTGTTTGATAAAATACCTCTTGATAAGGTAAGCACATCAATGACTATAAACGCCACTGCTATAATATTACTGACAATGTACATGGCGGTTGCGGACAAGCAGCATGTACCGCACACGAAATTGCAGGGCACTATACAGAATGATATATTAAAGGAATATATTGCAAGAGGTACATATATATTCCCAGTAGAACCTTCAATCCGTATCACTACTGATATATTCGCTTATTGCAAATCACACCTCCCCAACTTTAATACCATCAGTATATCGGGCTATCATATAAGAGAAGCAGGAGCTAACGCTGTTCAGGAGCTTGCGTTTACATTTGCTGATGCAATCGAATATGTAAAAAGCGGGATTAAAGCAGGTCTGGTTATAGATGATTTTGCACCAAGGCTTTCATTCTTTTTTGGAGTTCATAATAACCTTATTGAAGAAATAGCAAAGTTCAGAGCCGCAAGAAGGATATGGGCAAAAATAATGAAAGATATATTCCATGCGGAAAACCCAAAATCAATGATGCTGAGATTCCATACACAAACCTGCGGTTCGACTTTAACGGCACAACAGCCGGATAACAATATAATAAGGGTAACCATACAGGCACTTGCATCAGCCCTTGGAGGAACACAATCGCTCCATACTAATTCAAAAGATGAAGCCCTTGCATTACCTACAGAAGCCTCTGTTAAACTTGCACTGAGGACCCAACAGATTATTGCACACGAATCAGGCATCGCTGATTTTGTGGATCCGCTTGCGGGTTCTTACGCAGTAGAATCATTGACCAACGAGATTGAGAAAAAGGTTATGAACTATCTTGATAAAATAGAAAAAACAGGCGGCGCCGTAAAATGGATACAGTACGGCATGTTTAAGAACGATATAGAAGACTCAGCATACGTGTATCAGCAGGCCATAGAAAAGAAAGAAAGCATTATAGTTGGTGTTAATGAATTTACAGATCACGAGGACGGGCATTTTGATATATTAAAGGTTGATCCTGAGATAGAGAAGGCACAGATCAAAAAACTTAACTTCATCAGGAAGAACAGAGATAATGAATCTGCAGAGCAGACACTTAAAAAGCTAAAACAAGCAGCGCGTTCTCAAGAGAATCTCATGCCTCATATATACGAGGCTGTAAAGGCGTACACATCGATAGGCGAGATCTCTAGTACTTTGAAAGAGGTATTTGGGGAGTTCAGATAAAGATCGGCAATCCCTTGCCATTGTGGACTGTATTTAAATAGCATGCATCAAAAAGACTTGATCCTATTACGGATAGTATCCATGCCAAAAGCTCAGTTTTGTAAAAATCATACAAGTTAATCTAATCATTGATATTATCAAGATAGAAAACAATCCGCTGCCCGTATGGTATGTCGTTTGCATGGGCGTCGATATAAAATTCAGGTGCTACCCCTGTAACGTTCACACCCGATAAAGAGATGGCTATGGTTGACCATGTGTATACAGGCAGTGATTGAGGAAGAGGTGCATCATATAGAATTTTATTCCCCGGTATCAACATGAGGTATACAAAGTCGGTTGCACTTCTGTATAGACCTGACTGTGTATATAAACTGTCAGGATACACATCAAATGATAACACCGCAGAACTGGTAATTGGAACAAGCTCATTCATGCCGAGTGTGACTATGGCGATTACTGGTAACCCTGCCTGCAATACAAGACCGTTTAGCGTAAAGCTGATCATTGCCGATTGGACTGCAGTATCTTTTATAACCCCCTCAGACACGACAACCCCATTTCCGACGGCGTTGTCAGGGTTCGGGAATGTGTCGGTTATGTTATTCGTAAAACATCCGGGATCCGTCATGTCCATGCAGAGCCTGGAGTTGTTCATAGATGCATTTACTGAGAAGCCTGTAAGGGTACTGAAATCGCTCTGGGTATTATTCTGTCCGAGTACCTTTACACCAAACCACCATATACCCTGCGGCAGTGAATATGGAAGAGTGTTATGTATGATCAAGTATGTACATAAGCGTCCTTTTGCCGGCATAAGCAGGGGGTAATTCAATATAATCATCGGCAAGCGTATAATCGGGGTTGTACCAAAGCTGAGCACCGCCAAACCATGATATTTCATTATCTGGAAAATATCCTATAAGCCAATGTTATTCATGGCCAGCATGTATACATCTGACAATCTCGACTTATTACAAGTGCTCTTTACCTTTATTTAGTAAGCCACAGGACTTATAAGCTTCCGGCTTTAAAGGAAGTTTGTGAAGCAAGAGATTAGTCTGTCATTACCGCACCCGCGAAAATCCAAGTCTTAAATATACAGTCTCTGAATTCCCGTTTTAACTGGATAACACTCTTAGCTTCGCCTAAAAGTGCTGGGTTTCAATCATCCGCATCAGCAAAAAAAGACACCGGGAATCTTTATCCTACACGAAGCTCATTGATAGAAGTTACAGGATCTTCAAAAAAAATCATAGAATCAAATGCAGCATCATCAAGAAAACCCTTTCTGCGGAAAGATGGGTTTATTATTTTTTCCCCATCACTGTGCCGCAGCATATTAACTCGGTAAACTCCGGGCCGCATTCAGTCATAACAACCTCTGTTCCGCATGATGTGCAAACGTATTTTTCCTTCTTTGCAGAGTTACCTCTTTTTACTGCCTTTTTTGCTTTTGACTTTTTTATCGCCATAACCGGTCCTCCTCTCATTCTTACTATTTATATAGTATGCCTTACATCCGTATAAGTCAATGAGATACATTCACTCCCTGCTCCCCTTTTTAAGCAAGCCCATGATATGCGGACAGTCAATTCATCAATCATTCATACTCGGTCACAACATCTTATTTACTATTTATAAATTCATTGCTATATTTAGCCTTAGAAAAAGGAATTTCATGAGTTCTATTTTGATTGAGAAAAGAGAAAAAGGCATTGTTGTTTTAACAATAGACAGTCCTGGCAAGCAAAATGCATTTAATGCAAGTATGCTTGAAGAGCTTCAGACAACACTTGAAAGGCTTAAAAAGAATAAAGATATAAAGATTTTATACATAACCGGCTCTGGGGATAAATCCTTTTCAGCCGGCGTGTTTTTAAAAGACCTTGTAGAGTTTGCCAATCCGGCAGAGGCAAGGGTATATGCAGAGCTGCTTGAAAGTACAATGGACAGGCTGTTTAATTTTCCTAAGCCAGTAATTGCACTTATAAACGGATACGCTCTTGGCGGTGGATTCGGTATTGCAATGTCATCGGATATAAGAATTATGACAGAAAATGCCGTCATTGGGTTTCCGGCGGTCAGGATTGGTGCCATACTCCCTGCCGGGTGCACATACAGGTTACTTGAACTTGCCGGTGCAGGCAAAGCAAAAGAATTACTTTTAACGGGAAGACATGTAAAATCTGATGAGGCTTTAAATATGGGACTTGTAAACTATGTTGTTAAAGATAGGGAATCACTCTTTGCAAAGGCTGATGAACTTTCAGAACAGATTCTTCAGGCTTCCGGCCATGCAATTGCTATGACAAAGGCAACCGTTAACCAACATACAAATGAACTCATTTACAGGTATAGCCTATATTCATCCGATAATTTTGCATACCTGTTTACAACAAAGGACTGGAAAGAACGTATCGATAGTTTCTTAAAAAGAAAAAACTGATTGATAAAAAAACTTTTAAAGGTATTATAGTAAAATGGATGCCATGAGTGTGACGGTTACAAAAAAAAGATACAATGTACTTGCATCTCTTTGTATAATAGTAGGTTTCTTACTTATTCTTGAGAACTATGGTTATGTAAGCGGCATGTATAAGCTATGGCCCGTGTTCCCGCTTGTCATTGGTATAGGTTTATATCTTGTCTATAGGGATAGGGGTAGAATAGACCCGGTTATTCTCGCAATCGGTGTTTATATTATTCAGTTCAGTATACTTGCTTTTTATGCAACATATACATCATGGTCCAGTATGGAATACCTGTGGCCGTTGTATATAGGTTTTCTTGGTGTATCAATTCTCTCAATATATATAAGTAATAATAAAAGCATCATATTTTTTCATCTTTCTTTCTTCTTGATCGGCCTGTGTGTGGTATTTTTTCTTGTATTTTCTATCAGTGCAAGACTATGGCCTATTTCACTTATTTTACTTGGAATAAGCATATTACTCATAAAGGAGTTTAACAAATTATGAAAAAAGTATTGTTCATAGAACCAAAAGCTGTTGAAGCAAACGTGTTTGCAAAATTCATTAACCTGCCGTTGTTAGGACCGCTCTATCTCGGTACAATGATAAAGCAGGCAGGTTTTGATGTTAAGATCATTAATGAAAATCTACTTGGAAGGAAGCTCACCCTAAATGAACTTGAGGGCGATGTCCTTTTACTAACATCCCTTACCTGTACATCGGAAAGAGCTTATGAGATTGCAAGGCAGTTCAAGTCAAAGAATCCTAATTCCACGGTCATCATGGGTGGTATTCATGCGACATTTTTACAGGAAGAGGCAGGCAAATATGTAGACTACGTTGTGGCAGGCGAGGGCGAAAATGTCATTATTGATCTATTAAAGCATGGCTCTGATAAACGCATAATTCAGGGGGAATTCCTGCATAAGCTTGATAATATACCGGTACCGGATTTTGATCTGCTCGTCAATAGTAAAAAGTTGAACATTACTCCTGTTATGACATCAAGGGGCTGTCCTTATGATTGCAACTTCTGCTCTGTAACAAAGATGTTCGGTCAGGGTTACAGGACATTCTCGGTAGACAGGGTTATAGAAGAGCTCAAAAATGTAAAAACAGAAAAGGTTTTTTTCTATGATGATAATTTTACCGCAAATATCAACAGAACCTACGAACTGATGGAACGCATAGCAAAAGAAAATTTTAAATTTAGATGGTCAGCCCAGGTAAGGACAGACATTACCCGCTACCCAGATCTTGTAAATGATATGAAACGGGCAGGCTGTGATACTGTTTATGTCGGTTTTGAATCAATCAGCGATAAAACACTAAAGGACCTGAGCAAACATCAAACAATCGAAGATATTAAAAGGGCAATAGATACATTCCATACGAATGACATATATGTTCACGGTATGTTCATTTTTGGCAGCGACGAAGATGAAAAGAATATATTCAAGGAAACAGCAGATTTCTCAATAAAAAATAAGGTTGACACCGTTCAATACGCTATTCTTACACCTCTTCCCGGAACAGAAACATTTGAAAAACTTGAATCACAGGGCAGGTTATTACATAAGATGTGGCAGTATTACGATGGATTGCATGCTGTATTTCAGCCCGAACAGATGTCTGCAATTGAGCTCCAGCAGGGCATGCTTGATGCATTCGAAGAATTTTATTCATACACGAGGATATTTAACGAGGCATTGAATGCATCCTACGATCACAGCATTGGCAAAATAATTGGAGTGATCAAGAAGAAAGTCCATACGCTGGATTTTAAAGACGTAACAATAAAGGTTATTGCAAACCACATTATAAAAAACTGGTACAGGTTAAATAAAGATTATCTTTTGTATCTCTCGCGTGTAAAGGCGTCGGTAAAAGAAGCTACTCATAATTTATTGCCGTCAAGGTAGCCGGATATAGCTTTGTTTACAGCTTCAGGCTTTTCCATCATAACCATGTGGCCTGCACCTGGTATGATCGTAAGAGAGGAGTTTCTAATCTTCTGATTAAGATAACGTGCATACTTCACAGGAGTCATAATATCTTCTGCACCGAAAACAAGCAGGGTATTTATACCGATTTTTTCTACTTCATCCATGATGTCAAACCTGTCGCAAGCCGTGAAATCTGATAACGCAATATGCGCATTAGATTCTGAGATGCTGTCTTTAAATAAAGACTTTTTATGTTCATCCGCAGCCTCTGCAACTGAAAAATCGACAGACATATTAATAAAATTATTGAAGTCGGATTCGATTGTATCGAACACCTGCGGCGAGACCCTTAACCTCGCGCCTGTTCCTATAAGTATCAAACCTGAAATCATGTCAGGGTTATCTAGTGTAATCTTCTGGGATATTGCTCCACCCATAGAATGACCGACAAGAATTATCTTTTTAAGGTTCAATTCCTTTACAGTATGCAGTACCGCATCAGAGTATTCATCTATAGTTTCTTTTGGACTATCCTTTGAATCACCATGCCCAGGCAGATCAAGTACAATGACAGATCTTTTACCCTTAAAAAACTCCCACTGGTATGTCCATACCTTATGGGATCCTGCTGCACCATGAATAAAGATCACCGGTAAACCATCTCTGTTATCAGATATTAAATAGTTAAGTTTGGGTTCAACCATATATTGATCATACTACAACAATTTTTTTCTTTTTTCAAAAAACCCTGGGTTACACGTCTAAAAGGATAATTTTACCCTGCAAGAAAACATTACAGCGCATTTCTATTTGATAAAAGAACATAGCCATGTTACAATGATCGGATAAAATAAAAATAAGAGGAGCTTATGCCTAAAAGGGATTTGATCAGTATATTTGACTTAAAAAAACCTGAGATTGATAGTCTGATAAAGGAAGCGGTAAAGCTTAAGAAGGAAAAACGGTGTTCACTACCATTGAAAGGGAAAACGCTTGCCATGCTCTTTGAGAAATCCTCAACAAGAACGAGGGTTTCATTCGAGGTAGGCATGTACCAGCTCGGAGGAGCTGCTCTATATCTGAATTCCGGCGACATACAGCTCGGCAGAGGAGAAACGATTCAAGACACTGCCAGAACTATTTCAAGATACGTTGACGGCATAATGATAAGAACATTTGCCCATGACAATGTTGTACGGCTTGCAAGTGCAGCATCAGTGCCCGTTATTAACGGGCTTTCCGATCTTTCTCATCCATGCCAGATACTCAGCGACCTTTTAACCGTATATGAAAAAAAGGGGGATTACAAAAAACTCACCTACGCTTACGTTGGCGACGGCAATAATGTTTTGAACTCATGGATTGAGGCAGCAGGATTGCTTGGGCTCAAACTCAGGATTGTAACGCCGGCATCACATTCGCCGTCAAAAGCTATATTGAAAAAAGCAATGACTATGAATCAAAAGTTCATAACTCTGTACAATAATCCGGTTGATGCGGTTAAAGATGCCGATATCGTTTATACCGATGTATGGGTCAGCATGGGACAGGAGGATTTAAGGGAAGCAAAACTCAAGGATTTTTCCGGATTACAGATTAATGAAGCATTGATTAAACATGCAAGGCACGATGCAATTGTAATGCACTGCCTTCCTGCACATAGAGGCGAAGAGATAACATCAGAGGTCATGGACGGCAGGCAGTCGGTTGTGTTTGATCAGGCAGAGAACAGACTTCATATGCAAAAGGCAATATTAAAATTCTTGATTAAATAACAGTGGAGGGAAATTGATGGAAACAAAGCTTTATACCATTATCCTCGCAGCCGGTGAAGGCAAAAGGATGCAGTCGGACATTCCAAAGGTTTTTCATCCTATCGGCGGACTTCCAATGATAGAGTACGTCCTTAGGCGAGCAATTGATTTGCATTCAGATAAGGTTATGATTGTTGTTGGAACTGGTAAGGAAATAATAATGGGCTATGTCTCAAAGAGATACGAAGACGCAATATTTATCCATCAGAACAAGCAGCTCGGCACCGCGGATGCCGTTAAATCAGCTGCACAAGAGCTTTCCGAGCTCGAAGGAGATGCACTTATACTGAACGGAGACGTGCCTTTAATAAGGCATGCACTTATCAAGGAATTCTATGCGCGGTATAAAAAGTCAGGTGCCTCGCTTGGATTTATAACCTCTAAACTGGATGAGCCTGAAGGATACGGAAGGGTCGTTAAAAGGGCAGGTAAATATGAGATTGTTGAAGAAAATGACGCGGACGATAAAGTCAAAAAGATAAAAGAGATCAATGCCGGTATTTATCTGGTATCCTCCAAACTGCTCTTTAAGGCACTTGAACGTGTAAAGCCTTCGGATACTACGGGAGAGTATTATCTTACAGATATAATAACCATCGTTCAGTCTATGAAAAAAAAGGTGATCAACTTCCATACGGACGACGCAGATCAGGTGCTTGGCGTAAACGACAGAAAGGCGCTCGCTCATTCTGAGAGCATACTCAATCAACGAAAGTTAAACAGTCTTATGGCAAGCGGCGTAACGATTTTTGATCCGAACACCACGTACATTGAGCAGGATGTTATGATAGGCAAAGACAGTATAGTGTATCCGAACAACTTTATAATGAACGGGACCAAAATCGGGAAAAGATGCACTATATGGAACGGAGCCGTCATTTCGAACTCTATTATAAATGATGAGTCAGAAGTCAAACCCTACTCTATCATTGATCAAAGTATAGTCGGGAGAAATTCAATAATAGGCCCTTTCGCAAGACTAAGGCCCGATACTGTTCTCGACGAGCAGGTTCATGTGGGCAACTTTGTAGAGATAAAGAAATCGGTCCTTGGTAAAAAAACAAAAGCAAATCATCTATCATATATAGGTGATGCTACAATAGGTAACAATGTAAATATAGGTGCAGGAACAATTACATGTAACTATGATGGTGTAAAGAAGAACCTTACCGTGATTGAGGATGAA
This region of Deltaproteobacteria bacterium genomic DNA includes:
- a CDS encoding enoyl-CoA hydratase/isomerase family protein encodes the protein MIEKREKGIVVLTIDSPGKQNAFNASMLEELQTTLERLKKNKDIKILYITGSGDKSFSAGVFLKDLVEFANPAEARVYAELLESTMDRLFNFPKPVIALINGYALGGGFGIAMSSDIRIMTENAVIGFPAVRIGAILPAGCTYRLLELAGAGKAKELLLTGRHVKSDEALNMGLVNYVVKDRESLFAKADELSEQILQASGHAIAMTKATVNQHTNELIYRYSLYSSDNFAYLFTTKDWKERIDSFLKRKN
- a CDS encoding B12-binding domain-containing radical SAM protein, which translates into the protein MKKVLFIEPKAVEANVFAKFINLPLLGPLYLGTMIKQAGFDVKIINENLLGRKLTLNELEGDVLLLTSLTCTSERAYEIARQFKSKNPNSTVIMGGIHATFLQEEAGKYVDYVVAGEGENVIIDLLKHGSDKRIIQGEFLHKLDNIPVPDFDLLVNSKKLNITPVMTSRGCPYDCNFCSVTKMFGQGYRTFSVDRVIEELKNVKTEKVFFYDDNFTANINRTYELMERIAKENFKFRWSAQVRTDITRYPDLVNDMKRAGCDTVYVGFESISDKTLKDLSKHQTIEDIKRAIDTFHTNDIYVHGMFIFGSDEDEKNIFKETADFSIKNKVDTVQYAILTPLPGTETFEKLESQGRLLHKMWQYYDGLHAVFQPEQMSAIELQQGMLDAFEEFYSYTRIFNEALNASYDHSIGKIIGVIKKKVHTLDFKDVTIKVIANHIIKNWYRLNKDYLLYLSRVKASVKEATHNLLPSR
- a CDS encoding alpha/beta hydrolase, translating into MVEPKLNYLISDNRDGLPVIFIHGAAGSHKVWTYQWEFFKGKRSVIVLDLPGHGDSKDSPKETIDEYSDAVLHTVKELNLKKIILVGHSMGGAISQKITLDNPDMISGLILIGTGARLRVSPQVFDTIESDFNNFINMSVDFSVAEAADEHKKSLFKDSISESNAHIALSDFTACDRFDIMDEVEKIGINTLLVFGAEDIMTPVKYARYLNQKIRNSSLTIIPGAGHMVMMEKPEAVNKAISGYLDGNKL
- the argF gene encoding ornithine carbamoyltransferase, whose translation is MPKRDLISIFDLKKPEIDSLIKEAVKLKKEKRCSLPLKGKTLAMLFEKSSTRTRVSFEVGMYQLGGAALYLNSGDIQLGRGETIQDTARTISRYVDGIMIRTFAHDNVVRLASAASVPVINGLSDLSHPCQILSDLLTVYEKKGDYKKLTYAYVGDGNNVLNSWIEAAGLLGLKLRIVTPASHSPSKAILKKAMTMNQKFITLYNNPVDAVKDADIVYTDVWVSMGQEDLREAKLKDFSGLQINEALIKHARHDAIVMHCLPAHRGEEITSEVMDGRQSVVFDQAENRLHMQKAILKFLIK
- the glmU gene encoding bifunctional UDP-N-acetylglucosamine diphosphorylase/glucosamine-1-phosphate N-acetyltransferase GlmU, which translates into the protein METKLYTIILAAGEGKRMQSDIPKVFHPIGGLPMIEYVLRRAIDLHSDKVMIVVGTGKEIIMGYVSKRYEDAIFIHQNKQLGTADAVKSAAQELSELEGDALILNGDVPLIRHALIKEFYARYKKSGASLGFITSKLDEPEGYGRVVKRAGKYEIVEENDADDKVKKIKEINAGIYLVSSKLLFKALERVKPSDTTGEYYLTDIITIVQSMKKKVINFHTDDADQVLGVNDRKALAHSESILNQRKLNSLMASGVTIFDPNTTYIEQDVMIGKDSIVYPNNFIMNGTKIGKRCTIWNGAVISNSIINDESEVKPYSIIDQSIVGRNSIIGPFARLRPDTVLDEQVHVGNFVEIKKSVLGKKTKANHLSYIGDATIGNNVNIGAGTITCNYDGVKKNLTVIEDEAFIGSDTALVAPVRIGKGALIGAGSVITKSVPADALGIERTEQKNIEGYARKRKTKLGQK